A single region of the Massilia sp. erpn genome encodes:
- the ftsB gene encoding cell division protein FtsB, whose amino-acid sequence MRLITLSLALLLVLIQYPLWLGKGGWLRVGELEEQVAAAHKKNDELERRNAKLDSEVRDLKDGTGAVEERARYELSMIKQNEIYVQILGKGQTRPAPDAANPTP is encoded by the coding sequence ATGCGCCTGATCACCCTGTCCCTCGCCCTGCTGCTCGTGCTGATCCAGTACCCCCTGTGGCTGGGCAAAGGCGGCTGGCTGCGCGTCGGCGAACTCGAAGAGCAGGTCGCCGCGGCCCACAAGAAAAACGACGAACTGGAACGCCGCAACGCCAAGCTCGACTCCGAAGTGCGCGACCTGAAAGACGGCACCGGCGCCGTGGAAGAACGCGCCCGTTACGAGCTCAGCATGATCAAGCAAAACGAGATCTACGTGCAGATCCTCGGCAAAGGCCAGACCCGTCCCGCCCCTGACGCCGCCAACCCCACCCCCTGA
- the eno gene encoding phosphopyruvate hydratase has translation MSAIVDIIGREIIDSRGNPTVECDVLLESGVMGRAAVPSGASTGSREAIELRDGDPKRYFGKGVLQACENINTEISEAIMGLDANEQAFLDRTLIDLDGTENKSRLGANAMLAVSMAVAKAAAEEAGLPLYRYFGGSGAMQMPVPMMNVINGGAHADNNLDIQEFMIIPVGAPTFKEAIRYGAEVFHTLKKILHKKGLTTAVGDEGGFAPSVASHEEAIKLIIQAIEEAGYEPGTQIALGLDCAASEFHKDGKYVLEGEGMSLTAAEFTNLLATWCDKYPIISIEDAMAEGDWEGWATLTAALGKKVQLVGDDLFVTNTKILKEGIQKNIANSILIKINQIGTLTETFAAIEMAKRAGYTAVISHRSGETEDSTIADIAVGLNALQIKTGSMSRSDRMAKYNQLLRIEEDLGDIASYPGRDAFYNLK, from the coding sequence ATGAGTGCTATCGTTGATATTATCGGCCGCGAGATCATCGACTCGCGCGGCAATCCCACCGTGGAATGCGACGTGCTGCTGGAATCGGGCGTGATGGGCCGCGCGGCGGTGCCGTCGGGCGCCTCCACCGGTTCGCGCGAAGCCATCGAGCTGCGCGACGGCGATCCGAAGCGCTACTTCGGCAAGGGCGTGCTGCAAGCCTGCGAGAACATCAACACCGAAATCTCGGAAGCCATCATGGGCCTGGACGCCAATGAGCAAGCCTTCCTGGATCGCACCCTGATCGATCTGGACGGCACCGAAAACAAATCGCGCCTGGGCGCGAATGCGATGCTGGCCGTGTCCATGGCCGTGGCCAAGGCTGCCGCTGAAGAAGCCGGCCTGCCGCTGTACCGCTACTTCGGCGGTTCGGGCGCCATGCAGATGCCGGTGCCGATGATGAACGTCATCAACGGCGGCGCGCACGCTGACAACAACCTGGACATCCAGGAATTCATGATCATTCCAGTGGGCGCACCGACCTTCAAGGAAGCCATCCGTTATGGCGCCGAAGTGTTCCACACCCTGAAAAAGATCCTGCACAAAAAAGGCCTGACCACCGCCGTGGGCGATGAAGGCGGCTTCGCTCCTTCCGTTGCCAGCCACGAAGAAGCCATCAAGCTGATCATCCAGGCCATCGAAGAAGCCGGCTACGAGCCAGGCACCCAGATCGCCCTGGGTCTGGACTGCGCCGCTTCCGAGTTCCACAAGGACGGCAAATACGTGCTGGAAGGCGAGGGCATGAGCCTGACCGCCGCCGAGTTCACCAACCTGCTGGCCACCTGGTGCGACAAGTATCCGATCATCTCGATCGAAGACGCCATGGCCGAAGGCGACTGGGAAGGCTGGGCCACCCTGACCGCTGCCCTGGGCAAGAAAGTGCAGCTGGTGGGTGACGACCTGTTCGTCACCAACACCAAGATCCTGAAAGAAGGCATCCAGAAGAACATCGCCAACTCGATCCTGATCAAGATCAACCAGATCGGCACCCTGACCGAAACCTTCGCCGCCATCGAAATGGCCAAGCGCGCCGGCTACACCGCCGTGATCTCGCACCGTTCCGGCGAAACCGAAGATTCGACCATCGCCGACATCGCCGTTGGCCTGAACGCACTGCAGATCAAGACCGGCTCCATGTCCCGCTCCGACCGCATGGCCAAGTACAACCAGCTGCTGCGCATCGAAGAAGATCTGGGCGACATCGCCTCTTATCCAGGCCGTGACGCCTTCTACAACCTGAAGTAA
- a CDS encoding TonB-dependent receptor domain-containing protein has protein sequence MSAFPRPHRLAVLLLAAFSPVALAQNAAPASQLGEILVTAKRDEAASARTGTTTKLSADDLTKRAVTDMSGMARYEPLISVPAAASGSGSIWDSGGNTGFNIRGIEGNRVSLDLDGIALPDAAPKPDGSTLSSFGIGRDYFDPETFREVRIGSGTSPAGAGTPGLGGSVSFTTKSPEDYVNEQRKTYAEYKFGYTGADKGKMHALTGAVQSGAMKAMALYVHRKGEQLRSEGNIVQNPDDWSSDALLAKFIWNPLAGHKFGFTFDGYRNEHERNFVNKLSAMYPQGALQKSETRRNRVSIDHEMNGGSWFDTLESRVYVQDAKVEDYTSARYTFGSPAQRNIDTGYYNKSIGFASNASKQVSQQLLLNYGLSFENTESRRPWREDRTIVATGAHQITNKNRMADMDTRKLAAYLRGELNFDLGGYKSVLTPGLRAEYREMKPKNLQNYVIAVPNAAKEIKKDDYSYLTPSLNLSVYLKPELSAYLQYSRGTRVPTAIERTGTYDSFSYTGAGQGYAVLGNPNLRKETSNAFELGLKGEAAKGVQMSASLFNTRYKDFIEYVSQPDDPVNYPTLTAGLIRPENMGKARTWGAEASVRVDLGELSAPLNGFSVAAAAGIAKGKSEDTTTGKKMDLASALPGKFSTTLAWDDPTKRGGVALSAVHARSRQAESTLVDSKGKTIPLFTVPSSTVLDLTAYWNIGKHATINAGIYNLSDRKYWDYAMSRGLAATASADIERQARPGRTAAVNFKLMY, from the coding sequence ATGTCTGCTTTTCCTCGTCCGCACCGTTTGGCGGTGCTGCTGTTGGCCGCTTTCAGCCCTGTGGCGCTGGCCCAGAATGCTGCTCCCGCTTCCCAATTGGGCGAAATCCTCGTCACCGCCAAGCGCGATGAGGCGGCATCGGCCCGTACCGGCACCACCACTAAACTGAGCGCCGACGATCTGACCAAGCGCGCCGTCACCGATATGTCGGGCATGGCGCGCTATGAGCCGCTGATCAGCGTGCCGGCCGCAGCGAGCGGTTCGGGCAGCATCTGGGATAGCGGCGGCAATACCGGCTTCAATATCCGCGGCATCGAGGGCAACCGCGTCAGCCTGGACCTGGATGGCATCGCGCTGCCCGATGCGGCGCCGAAACCGGATGGCTCGACCCTGTCCAGCTTTGGCATCGGCCGCGATTATTTCGACCCCGAGACCTTCCGCGAAGTGCGCATCGGCTCCGGCACGTCGCCGGCCGGCGCGGGCACGCCGGGCCTGGGCGGTTCCGTATCCTTCACCACCAAGTCGCCGGAAGACTATGTGAACGAGCAGCGCAAGACCTATGCCGAGTACAAGTTCGGCTACACCGGCGCCGACAAGGGCAAGATGCATGCGCTGACCGGCGCCGTGCAGTCGGGCGCGATGAAGGCGATGGCGCTGTACGTGCACCGCAAGGGCGAGCAGCTGCGCAGCGAGGGCAATATCGTGCAGAATCCGGACGACTGGTCGTCCGATGCGCTGCTGGCGAAATTCATCTGGAATCCGCTGGCCGGCCATAAGTTTGGCTTCACCTTCGACGGCTACCGCAACGAGCATGAGCGCAACTTCGTCAACAAGCTCAGTGCCATGTATCCGCAAGGCGCGCTGCAGAAGTCGGAAACCCGCCGCAACCGCGTCAGCATCGACCACGAGATGAACGGCGGCAGCTGGTTCGACACTTTGGAAAGTCGCGTGTACGTGCAGGATGCGAAAGTGGAAGACTACACGTCGGCCCGCTACACCTTTGGTTCCCCGGCCCAGCGCAATATCGATACCGGCTACTACAACAAGAGCATCGGCTTTGCCAGCAACGCCAGCAAGCAGGTCAGCCAGCAACTGCTGCTGAACTATGGCCTGAGTTTCGAGAATACGGAAAGCCGCCGCCCATGGCGCGAGGACCGCACCATCGTTGCCACCGGCGCGCACCAGATCACCAACAAGAACCGTATGGCCGATATGGACACGCGCAAGCTGGCCGCCTATCTGCGCGGTGAGCTGAACTTCGACCTGGGCGGCTACAAGAGCGTGCTGACCCCCGGCCTGCGTGCCGAGTACCGAGAGATGAAGCCGAAGAATCTGCAAAACTATGTGATTGCAGTGCCGAACGCCGCCAAGGAAATCAAGAAGGATGACTACAGCTACCTGACGCCAAGCCTGAACCTGAGCGTCTACCTCAAACCGGAGCTGAGCGCCTATCTCCAATACAGCCGCGGCACCCGCGTGCCGACCGCCATCGAGCGCACCGGCACCTACGATTCCTTCAGCTACACCGGCGCCGGCCAGGGCTACGCCGTTCTGGGCAACCCGAATCTGCGCAAGGAAACCAGCAATGCATTTGAACTGGGCCTGAAGGGCGAGGCAGCCAAGGGCGTGCAAATGAGCGCGTCGCTGTTCAACACCCGCTACAAGGACTTCATCGAATATGTGAGCCAGCCGGACGATCCGGTCAACTACCCGACCCTGACCGCCGGCCTGATTCGCCCTGAGAATATGGGCAAGGCCCGCACCTGGGGCGCGGAAGCGTCGGTGCGCGTGGATCTGGGCGAACTCTCGGCGCCACTCAACGGCTTCAGCGTGGCGGCGGCGGCCGGTATCGCCAAGGGCAAGTCGGAAGACACCACCACCGGTAAGAAGATGGATCTGGCCTCGGCGCTGCCGGGCAAATTCAGCACCACGCTGGCTTGGGATGATCCGACCAAACGCGGCGGCGTGGCCCTGAGTGCCGTGCATGCGCGCAGCCGCCAGGCCGAATCCACCCTGGTCGACAGCAAAGGCAAGACCATCCCGCTGTTCACCGTGCCTTCCTCGACGGTGCTGGATCTGACCGCCTATTGGAATATCGGCAAACACGCCACCATCAACGCCGGCATCTACAACCTGAGCGACCGCAAATACTGGGACTACGCGATGTCGCGCGGTCTGGCCGCGACGGCATCGGCCGACATCGAACGCCAGGCACGTCCTGGCCGCACGGCAGCCGTGAATTTCAAGCTGATGTATTAA
- a CDS encoding glycerophosphodiester phosphodiesterase, which yields MLSRRGFITAAAAVGGALAASPFAASPLLAAPSGAARPLVFAHRGASALRPEHTLAAYAKAIADGADYIEPDLVCTKDGVLVARHEANLSETTDVARRPEFASRRARKTIDGETHEGWFVDDFTLAELKKLRAIERIPQSRPGSAEFDGMFQVVSFEEVIDFVAAQAAIAGRVIGLVPELKSSTYFASVGLKLEDRFIATLAEHEYTRRNPVEIQSFEVANLKYVRDKLGRRANLRLMQLVGVGPRKPSDVAASGGTLTYEQMGTPAGLREIAAYADVFAPPTRALIPLKADGKLAEPTSLSADAKAAGLRVETWTFRPENRFLAADFRDGGSEHARNPAGSVAEMRRYLKLGLDGFFTDDPALGRLAADS from the coding sequence GTGCTGTCGCGCCGTGGCTTCATCACGGCGGCGGCGGCCGTGGGCGGCGCCCTCGCCGCCTCGCCGTTTGCTGCATCGCCGCTGCTGGCCGCGCCAAGCGGCGCCGCGCGGCCGCTGGTCTTCGCCCACCGCGGCGCCAGCGCCCTGCGTCCCGAACACACCCTGGCCGCCTACGCCAAAGCCATCGCCGACGGCGCCGACTACATCGAACCGGATCTGGTCTGCACCAAGGACGGCGTGCTGGTGGCGCGCCACGAAGCCAATCTGAGCGAAACCACCGACGTCGCGCGGCGTCCCGAATTCGCCAGCCGCCGCGCCAGGAAAACCATCGACGGCGAAACCCACGAAGGCTGGTTCGTCGACGACTTCACCCTGGCCGAGCTGAAGAAACTGCGCGCCATCGAACGCATTCCGCAATCGCGTCCCGGCAGCGCCGAATTCGACGGCATGTTCCAGGTGGTGAGCTTTGAGGAAGTGATCGACTTTGTGGCAGCGCAAGCGGCCATCGCCGGCCGCGTGATCGGACTGGTGCCCGAGCTGAAAAGCTCCACCTACTTCGCCAGCGTTGGATTGAAATTGGAAGACCGCTTCATCGCCACCCTGGCCGAGCACGAATACACGCGCCGCAACCCGGTGGAAATCCAGTCGTTTGAAGTGGCGAACCTGAAATACGTGCGCGACAAACTTGGCCGGCGCGCCAACCTGCGCCTGATGCAGCTGGTCGGCGTCGGGCCGCGCAAGCCCAGCGATGTCGCCGCATCCGGCGGCACGTTGACGTATGAGCAAATGGGCACACCCGCCGGGCTGCGCGAAATCGCCGCCTACGCCGACGTCTTCGCCCCGCCGACGCGCGCCCTGATCCCGCTCAAGGCCGACGGCAAGCTGGCCGAACCGACCTCCCTGAGCGCCGACGCCAAAGCCGCCGGATTGCGCGTGGAAACCTGGACCTTCCGTCCCGAAAACCGCTTCCTCGCCGCCGACTTCCGCGACGGCGGCAGCGAGCACGCCCGCAACCCCGCCGGCTCGGTCGCCGAGATGCGCCGCTATCTCAAGCTCGGCCTCGACGGCTTCTTCACCGACGACCCCGCCCTCGGCCGTCTAGCCGCCGACAGCTAA
- the kdsA gene encoding 3-deoxy-8-phosphooctulonate synthase: protein MKLCGFEIGLDQPFFLIAGTCVIESRQMAFDTAGALKEMTAELGIPFIYKSSFDKANRSSGTSYRGPGMDKGLEILGDVKRELGVPVLTDVHSIEEIAAVSSVVDVLQTPAFLCRQTDFINACAESGKPVNIKKGQFLAPGDMKNVIDKARAAARAKGLNEDNFMACERGASFGYNNLVSDMRSLAIMRDTGAPVVFDATHSVQLPGGNGTSSGGMREMVPVLSRAAVAVGVAGLFMETHPTPATALSDGPNAVPLGRMKELLSVLIELDRVTKKAGFLENGFN, encoded by the coding sequence ATGAAACTGTGTGGCTTCGAGATCGGTCTCGACCAGCCGTTTTTCCTGATCGCCGGCACCTGCGTGATCGAATCGCGCCAGATGGCCTTTGATACGGCGGGCGCGCTGAAGGAAATGACGGCGGAGCTGGGCATTCCCTTCATCTACAAATCGTCCTTCGACAAGGCCAACCGTTCTTCCGGCACCTCCTACCGCGGTCCCGGCATGGACAAGGGCCTGGAAATCCTGGGCGACGTCAAGCGCGAACTGGGTGTGCCGGTGCTGACCGACGTGCACTCGATCGAAGAAATCGCCGCCGTGTCCTCCGTGGTCGACGTGCTGCAAACCCCGGCCTTCCTGTGCCGCCAGACTGATTTCATCAACGCCTGCGCCGAATCGGGCAAGCCGGTGAACATCAAGAAGGGCCAGTTCCTCGCTCCCGGCGACATGAAGAACGTCATCGACAAAGCCCGTGCCGCCGCGCGCGCCAAGGGCCTGAACGAAGACAACTTCATGGCCTGCGAACGCGGCGCCTCCTTCGGCTACAACAACCTGGTGTCGGATATGCGCTCGCTGGCCATCATGCGCGACACCGGCGCCCCGGTCGTGTTCGACGCCACCCACTCGGTGCAGCTGCCGGGCGGGAACGGCACTTCCTCGGGCGGCATGCGCGAGATGGTACCGGTGCTGTCGCGCGCCGCCGTGGCGGTGGGCGTGGCCGGCCTGTTCATGGAAACCCACCCGACGCCGGCCACCGCGCTGTCGGACGGCCCGAACGCCGTGCCGCTGGGCCGCATGAAGGAATTGCTGTCCGTGCTGATCGAATTGGACCGCGTCACCAAGAAAGCCGGTTTCCTCGAAAACGGCTTTAACTGA
- a CDS encoding hemin-degrading factor: protein MKTKHRYALALAAFMLLSAAYVGAAPTLSERWATLKAEQPKLQIRDAARALNVSEAELLATGIGKTVTRLSDSEHAASDIMRRALDLGTVMALTRNENGVLERTGVAMRVKQEAPTGDKEKDKESEARLRSVAGGYLGGDIDLRFHFANWKHAFAVVQPGRDGAITRSLQFFDAQGNAAHKVYLKNEAGIAAFDKIAADFRHPQQTGELKIAAAVPKAAEKADSAVDVKEFQLAWQEMTDVHQFNRIVREFGLSREQAMRLAPTGVVQRISPQAMRKLLDDSAKQQLSIMAFLGNDAVTQIFSGKIEKTAASGEWYNVLDPNFNLHVRESALKTGYVVQRAGVTSVEFFDKDGELVVTFFGVRERAKPQPQSWVDLTRSLPKA from the coding sequence ATGAAAACCAAACATCGTTACGCGCTCGCGCTAGCCGCCTTCATGCTGCTGAGCGCAGCCTATGTAGGCGCCGCGCCGACGCTGAGCGAGCGTTGGGCCACGCTCAAAGCGGAGCAGCCAAAGCTGCAGATCCGCGATGCGGCGCGCGCACTGAACGTATCCGAGGCAGAACTGCTGGCTACCGGCATCGGCAAGACCGTGACCCGCCTGAGCGACAGCGAACACGCCGCCAGCGACATCATGCGCCGCGCCCTCGACCTGGGCACGGTGATGGCCTTGACCCGCAATGAAAACGGCGTGTTGGAACGCACCGGCGTGGCCATGCGCGTCAAACAGGAAGCGCCCACCGGCGACAAGGAGAAGGACAAGGAAAGCGAAGCGCGCCTGCGCAGCGTAGCCGGCGGCTACCTGGGCGGCGACATCGACCTGCGCTTCCACTTCGCCAACTGGAAGCACGCCTTCGCCGTGGTGCAACCGGGCCGCGACGGCGCCATCACACGCAGCCTGCAGTTCTTCGACGCGCAAGGCAATGCCGCGCACAAGGTCTACCTGAAGAACGAAGCCGGCATCGCCGCCTTCGACAAGATCGCGGCCGATTTCCGCCATCCGCAGCAAACCGGCGAGCTGAAAATCGCCGCCGCCGTACCGAAGGCAGCGGAAAAGGCCGACAGCGCGGTGGACGTGAAGGAGTTCCAGCTGGCTTGGCAAGAGATGACCGACGTGCACCAGTTCAACCGCATCGTGCGCGAATTCGGCCTGTCGCGCGAACAGGCCATGCGCCTGGCGCCGACTGGCGTGGTGCAGCGCATCTCGCCGCAAGCCATGCGCAAGCTGCTGGACGACTCGGCCAAGCAGCAACTGTCCATCATGGCCTTCCTCGGCAATGACGCGGTGACGCAAATCTTCAGCGGCAAGATCGAGAAGACCGCCGCCAGCGGCGAGTGGTACAACGTGCTGGACCCGAACTTCAACCTGCACGTGCGCGAAAGCGCCCTGAAAACCGGCTACGTCGTACAGCGCGCCGGCGTCACCTCCGTCGAATTCTTCGACAAGGACGGCGAGCTGGTCGTCACTTTCTTCGGCGTGCGCGAACGCGCCAAGCCCCAGCCGCAAAGCTGGGTCGACCTGACCCGCAGCCTGCCCAAAGCTTAA